Proteins encoded in a region of the Peromyscus leucopus breed LL Stock chromosome 15, UCI_PerLeu_2.1, whole genome shotgun sequence genome:
- the Atp1a2 gene encoding sodium/potassium-transporting ATPase subunit alpha-2: protein MGRGAGREYSPAATTAENGGGKKKQKEKELDELKKEVAMDDHKLSLDELGRKYQVDLSKGLTNQRAQDILARDGPNALTPPPTTPEWVKFCRQLFGGFSILLWIGALLCFLAYGILAAMEDEPSNDNLYLGIVLAAVVIVTGCFSYYQEAKSSKIMDSFKNMVPQQALVIREGEKMQINAEEVVVGDLVEVKGGDRVPADLRIISSHGCKVDNSSLTGESEPQTRSPEFTHENPLETRNICFFSTNCVEGTARGIVIATGDRTVMGRIATLASGLEVGQTPIAMEIEHFIQLITGVAVFLGVSFFVLSLILGYSWLEAVIFLIGIIVANVPEGLLATVTVCLTLTAKRMARKNCLVKNLEAVETLGSTSTICSDKTGTLTQNRMTVAHMWFDNQIHEADTTEDQSGATFDKRSPTWTALSRIAGLCNRAVFKAGQENISVSKRDTAGDASESALLKCIELSCGSVRKMRDRNPKVAEIPFNSTNKYQLSIHEREDSPQSHVLVMKGAPERILDRCSTILVQGKEIPLDKEMQDAFQNAYMELGGLGERVLGFCQLNLPSGKFPRGFKFDTDELNFPTEKLCFVGLMSMIDPPRAAVPDAVGKCRSAGIKVIMVTGDHPITAKAIAKGVGIISEGNETVEDIAARLNIPVSQVNPREAKACVVHGSDLKDMTSEQLDEILRDHTEIVFARTSPQQKLIIVEGCQRQGAIVAVTGDGVNDSPALKKADIGIAMGISGSDVSKQAADMILLDDNFASIVTGVEEGRLIFDNLKKSIAYTLTSNIPEITPFLLFIIANIPLPLGTVTILCIDLGTDMVPAISLAYEAAESDIMKRQPRNPQTDKLVNERLISMAYGQIGMIQALGGFFTYFVILAENGFLPSRLLGIRLDWDDRTTNDLEDSYGQEWTYEQRKVVEFTCHTAFFASIVVVQWADLIICKTRRNSVFQQGMKNKILIFGLLEETALAAFLSYCPGMGVALRMYPLKVTWWFCAFPYSLLIFIYDEVRKLILRRYPGGWVEKETYY from the exons ATGGGTCGTGGG GCAGGGCGTGAGTACTCGCCTGCCGCCACCACCGCGGAGAATGGGGGTggcaagaagaaacagaaagagaaggagctcGATGAGCTGAAGAAGGAGGTTGCCATG gaTGACCACAAGCTATCCTTGGATGAGCTGGGCCGAAAATACCAAGTGGATCTGTCCAAG GGCCTCACTAACCAGCGAGCTCAGGACATCCTGGCTCGGGATGGACCCAACGCCCTCACGCCACCCCCCACAACTCCTGAGTGGGTCAAGTTCTGTCGTCAGCTTTTTGGGGGCTTCTCTATTCTTCTGTGGATCGGGGCCCTCCTCTGCTTCCTAGCCTATGGTATCCTGGCTGCCATGGAGGACGAACCATCCAATGATAAT TTATACCTAGGTATCGTGCTAGCAGCTGTGGTCATCGTCACTGGCTGCTTCTCCTACTACCAGGAAGCCAAGAGCTCCAAGATCATGGACTCCTTCAAGAACATGGTGCCTCAG CAAGCTCTGGTCATCCGAGAGGGAGAGAAGATGCAGATCAACGCGGAGGAGGTGGTGGTAGGAGACCTGGTAGAAGTGAAGGGTGGGGACCGTGTCCCTGCTGACCTCCGGATCATCTCTTCCCATGGCTGCAAG gTGGATAACTCATCCCTAACAGGGGAGTCGGAGCCCCAGACCCGTTCCCCTGAGTTCACCCATGAGAACCCATTGGAAACCCGCAATATCTGTTTCTTCTCTACCAACTGTGTGGAAG GCACTGCCAGGGGCATCGTGATTGCCACAGGTGACCGGACAGTGATGGGCCGCATAGCCACTCTCGCTTCTGGCCTAGAGGTCGGGCAGACACCCATAGCCATGGAGATCGAGCACTTCATCCAGCTGATCACAGGAGTGGCAGTGTTCCTGGGGGTCTCTTTCTTTGTGCTGTCCCTTATCCTGGGCTACAGCTGGCTGGAGGCAGTCATCTTCCTCATCGGCATCATCGTAGCCAACGTGCCTGAAGGGCTGCTGGCCACTGTCACT GTGTGCCTGACGCTGACAGCCAAGCGCATGGCTCGGAAGAACTGCCTGGTGAAGAACCTGGAGGCGGTGGAGACGCTGGGCTCCACCTCCACCATCTGCTCGGACAAGACGGGCACCCTCACCCAGAACCGCATGACCGTGGCCCACATGTGGTTTGACAACCAGATCCACGAGGCTGACACCACCGAGGATCAGTCTG GGGCCACTTTTGACAAACGGTCCCCGACGTGGACAGCCCTGTCTCGGATTGCCGGTCTCTGCAATCGTGCTGTATTCAAGGCTGGGCAGGAGAACATCTCTGTGTCTAAG CGGGACACAGCTGGCGATGCCTCTGAGTCAGCTCTGCTCAAGTGCATCGAGTTGTCCTGTGGCTCAGTGAGGAAGATGAGGGACAGGAACCCGAAGGTGGCAGAAATTCCCTTCAACTCTACCAACAAATACCAG CTGTCCATCCACGAGAGAGAAGACAGCCCCCAGAGCCATGTGCTGGTGATGAAAGGAGCCCCGGAGCGCATCCTGGACCGATGCTCTACCATCCTAGTGCAGGGCAAGGAGATCCCTCTTGACAAGGAGATGCAAGATGCCTTCCAAAACGCCTACATGGAGTTGGGAGGACTCGGGGAGCGTGTGCTCG GCTTCTGTCAGCTCAACCTGCCTTCTGGAAAGTTTCCTCGGGGCTTCAAATTTGACACGGATGAGCTGAACTTCcccacagagaagctctgttttGTGGGGCTCATGTCCATGATTGATCCGCCCAGGGCAGCTGTGCCAGATGCTGTGGGCAAGTGCCGAAGCGCAGGCATCAAG GTGATCATGGTGACTGGGGACCACCCTATCACAGCCAAGGCCATTGCCAAAGGTGTGGGCATTATATCAGAGGGTAACGAGACCGTGGAGGACATTGCAGCCCGGCTCAACATTCCTGTGAGTCAAGTCAATCCCAG AGAAGCCAAAGCATGTGTAGTTCACGGGTCGGACCTGAAGGACATGACGTCAGAGCAGCTGGATGAAATCCTCAGGGACCACACGGAGATTGTATTCGCCCGGACCTCCCCTCAGCAGAAGCTCATCATTGTGGAGGGCTGTCAGAGGCAG GGAGCCATTGTGGCCGTGACTGGTGATGGAGTGAACGACTCCCCCGCGCTGAAGAAGGCCGACATTGGCATCGCCATGGGCATCTCTGGCTCTGATGTCTCTAAGCAGGCAGCTGACATGATCCTTCTCGACGACAACTTTGCCTCCATCGTGACAGGCgtggaggagg GCCGCCTGATCTTTGACAACTTGAAGAAGTCCATCGCGTACACTCTGACCAGCAACATCCCTGAGATCACCCCCTTCCTGCTGTTCATCATTGCCAACATCCCACTGCCCCTGGGCACTGTGACCATCCTCTGCATCGACCTGGGCACAGATATG GTTCCCGCCATCTCATTAGCCTATGAAGCAGCTGAGAGCGACATCATGAAGCGACAGCCGCGAAACCCCCAGACTGACAAGCTGGTGAACGAGAGGCTTATCAGCATGGCTTACGGACAGATTG GCATGATCCAGGCTCTGGGTGGCTTCTTCACCTACTTCGTGATACTGGCAGAGAACGGTTTTCTGCCGTCACGGCTGCTGGGAATCCGCCTTGACTGGGATGATCGGACTACCAATGACCTGGAGGACAGCTATGGACAAGAGTGG ACCTATGAGCAGCGGAAGGTGGTGGAGTTCACGTGCCACACAGCCTTCTTTGCCAGCATCGTGGTTGTGCAGTGGGCTGACCTCATCATCTGCAAGACCCGCCGCAACTCGGTCTTCCAGCAGGGCATGAA GAACAAGATCCTGATTTTTGGGCTCCTAGAAGAGACGGCCTtggctgcctttttgtcttacTGTCCGGGTATGGGGGTGGCCCTCCGAATGTACCCGCTCAA GGTCACTTGGTGGTTCTGTGCCTTTCCCTACAGTCTCCTCATCTTCATCTACGATGAAGTCCGAAAGCTCATCCTAAGGCGGTACCCTGGGG GCTGGGTGGAGAAGGAGACCTACTACTGA